One genomic segment of Amycolatopsis granulosa includes these proteins:
- a CDS encoding nuclear transport factor 2 family protein, whose amino-acid sequence MNARAHADAWLDAWKARDLDAIMACYADDVDFAAPTVIRRWGRPDGRLHGKSELRRHFELGLELAPSLTFTEEALLTSPGGYALLYRRENGNRALDVVELDQDGHAARVRAFYEHLQQ is encoded by the coding sequence ATGAACGCCCGAGCCCACGCCGACGCTTGGCTGGACGCGTGGAAGGCGCGCGACCTCGATGCCATCATGGCTTGCTACGCCGATGATGTGGACTTCGCCGCCCCCACGGTGATACGTCGGTGGGGCAGGCCCGATGGTCGGCTGCATGGCAAGTCCGAACTTCGCCGGCATTTCGAACTCGGGTTGGAACTGGCCCCGAGCCTGACCTTCACCGAGGAAGCACTGCTGACCAGCCCGGGCGGCTACGCACTGCTCTACCGGCGCGAGAACGGCAATCGCGCACTCGACGTCGTCGAGCTCGACCAGGATGGCCACGCGGCCCGGGTGCGCGCCTTCTACGAGCATCTCCAGCAGTAA
- a CDS encoding ABC transporter ATP-binding protein — MITVRALTKRFGEKIAVDQLTFTVPPGTVTGFLGPNGAGKSTTMRMLLGLDRPTSGTALVDGKRYAELRWPLRTVGALLDAKAVHPGRSAGKHLLAMARSNDIPDRRVEEVLATVGLSDVAGKRAGQFSLGMGQRLGIAGALLGDPAVLLFDEPVNGLDPDGVRWVRQLIRSLAAEGRTILVSSHLMSEMQLTADHLLVIGKGRLLADAPLTELLASGAVVRVRCADRGDCARLAAHLPGARVEGDSVLVVDAPVESIGDLAFELGIRLHGLSEEQASLEQAYMELTADAVEYGAGSARNAGVR, encoded by the coding sequence ATGATCACGGTACGAGCGCTGACGAAGCGCTTCGGCGAGAAGATCGCCGTGGACCAGCTCACCTTCACCGTGCCACCGGGCACGGTGACCGGCTTCCTCGGTCCGAACGGCGCCGGCAAGTCGACCACCATGCGGATGCTGCTCGGGCTCGACCGTCCCACGTCGGGCACGGCGCTCGTCGACGGCAAGCGGTACGCCGAGCTGCGGTGGCCGCTGCGCACCGTGGGCGCGCTGCTGGACGCCAAGGCGGTGCACCCGGGACGTTCGGCGGGCAAGCACCTGCTGGCGATGGCCCGCAGCAACGACATCCCGGACCGCCGCGTCGAGGAGGTGCTGGCGACGGTCGGCCTGTCCGACGTGGCGGGCAAGCGGGCCGGGCAGTTCTCGCTGGGCATGGGACAGCGGCTCGGTATCGCCGGTGCCCTGCTCGGCGACCCTGCCGTGCTCCTGTTCGACGAACCGGTGAACGGGCTCGATCCGGACGGCGTGCGATGGGTGCGGCAGCTGATCCGGTCGCTGGCCGCGGAGGGCCGGACCATCCTGGTCTCCAGCCACCTGATGAGTGAGATGCAGCTGACCGCGGACCACCTCCTCGTGATCGGGAAGGGCCGCCTGCTGGCGGACGCGCCGCTGACCGAGCTGCTCGCAAGCGGAGCGGTGGTGCGGGTGCGCTGCGCGGATCGCGGCGACTGCGCGCGGCTGGCGGCCCACCTGCCCGGCGCCCGCGTCGAGGGCGATTCGGTGCTGGTGGTCGACGCACCGGTCGAGTCCATCGGCGACCTGGCGTTCGAGCTGGGCATCCGGCTGCACGGCTTGAGCGAGGAACAGGCCTCGCTGGAACAGGCGTATATGGAGCTGACCGCGGACGCGGTCGAGTACGGCGCGGGCTCCGCGCGGAATGCTGGTGTGCGATGA
- a CDS encoding ion transporter — protein sequence MIARRRVSALDVTMLTLAVVSVGLVVYVTFFPHTPETAHHIFVIDTSICGVFLAEFLWRWSRVGWDKRFPLRNWYEILGMIPIAHPALRSFRLLRIVMVIVRLARTADRAFGELFTQRLVERMSRPIVLAIKKPITVAVLDEVVKVIETGNYPENLARSLGENRETLRAIITEKIKTDPQAGRLSRLPFHDEVLQSLVDTTMRVILEVLTDPRTEAFFAHVVRENREQIRQAVVLGLHEEEDEELEHDLPARPQRSYST from the coding sequence ATGATTGCTCGGCGCAGGGTGAGCGCCCTCGATGTGACCATGCTGACGCTGGCCGTCGTTTCCGTCGGCCTGGTCGTCTACGTGACGTTCTTCCCGCACACACCCGAAACGGCGCACCACATCTTCGTCATCGACACCTCGATCTGTGGGGTGTTCCTGGCGGAGTTCCTGTGGCGGTGGTCGCGCGTTGGCTGGGACAAGCGGTTTCCGCTGCGCAACTGGTACGAGATCCTCGGCATGATCCCGATCGCACACCCCGCTCTGCGCAGCTTCCGGCTGTTGCGGATCGTCATGGTGATCGTGCGGCTGGCGCGCACCGCGGACCGGGCGTTCGGCGAACTGTTCACCCAGCGGCTGGTCGAGCGGATGTCCCGGCCCATCGTGCTGGCGATCAAGAAACCGATCACCGTCGCGGTGCTCGACGAGGTGGTCAAGGTCATCGAGACGGGCAACTACCCGGAGAACCTAGCTCGTTCGCTGGGCGAAAACCGCGAGACGTTGCGAGCGATCATCACGGAAAAGATCAAGACGGACCCGCAGGCGGGGCGGCTGTCCCGCCTGCCGTTCCACGACGAGGTCCTCCAGTCCCTTGTGGACACGACGATGCGGGTCATCCTCGAGGTGCTGACCGACCCGCGCACCGAAGCGTTCTTCGCGCACGTCGTCCGGGAGAACCGCGAGCAGATCCGGCAGGCGGTCGTGCTCGGCCTGCACGAGGAGGAGGACGAAGAACTCGAGCACGACCTGCCGGCTCGTCCCCAGCGCTCCTACAGCACCTGA
- the hrpB gene encoding ATP-dependent helicase HrpB yields MNLPDLPVRAVLDDLAGALAAHGTAVLVAPPGTGKTTLVPLDLMSRTAGRVVVAEPRRLAARAAAARMAALLGEPVGETVGYSVRGDRKVSQRTRVEVVTSGLLVRRVQNDPELPGVATVLLDECHERHLDADLVLALLLDVRGGLRDDLRLLATSATVASGRLADLLGGAPVVTAQARTFPVDTIHVPPARGERTEACVARAIHRALADGGGDVLAFLPGAGEIARVGAMLDLPEVDVLPLHGRLAPGKQDAALRPGQRRRVVLATAVAESSLTVPGVRAVVDSGQARVPRVDHRRGLPGLATVRVSAAVAEQRAGRAGREAPGRVYRCWSHHEHASLPAYPEPEIRTAELARLALELACWSTPDGAGLSWWDPPPEGPLAAGQALLRTLGGLDGDTVTARGRRMAELGLHPRLSRALLDGAAEVGARHAAEVVALMDAGGTATDVETELRRLRDDSDDRGARWHAEVRRLARLVPGGPDAPDPALVVALAHPERLARRRGPDSPVYLMAGGTAAELPAGSGLGDAEWLAVAEATRDPGRAHGVIRLAARADEELAVRAAPNLVSEHDDVSWDGDVVARRVRRLGAIVLRDRPLRDPDPARVREALLTGLRTGGVLTWTAEADRLRARLVFLHEVLGTPWPAVDDEALWSRVDEWLDPELSRSRRRADLARVDTAAALRRLLPWPEAGRLDELAPDRIEVPSGGRFRVDYSTGRPVLAVKLQLAFGWRETPKVADGRVPVLLHLLSPAGRPAAVTSDLESFWVNGYPAVRAELRGRYPKHAWPADPRVR; encoded by the coding sequence ATGAACCTGCCCGACCTCCCCGTGCGCGCCGTCCTCGACGACCTCGCCGGTGCCCTGGCCGCGCACGGCACCGCGGTGCTGGTCGCGCCACCCGGGACCGGCAAGACGACCCTCGTTCCGCTGGACCTGATGTCGCGCACCGCGGGCCGGGTCGTCGTGGCCGAGCCGCGGCGCCTCGCCGCGCGGGCCGCGGCCGCGCGCATGGCGGCGCTGCTCGGGGAACCGGTCGGCGAGACCGTCGGCTACTCCGTGCGGGGCGACCGGAAGGTGTCGCAGCGCACGCGCGTCGAAGTGGTCACCTCGGGCCTGCTGGTCCGCCGCGTGCAGAACGATCCGGAGCTGCCCGGGGTCGCGACCGTGCTGCTCGACGAGTGCCACGAACGGCACCTGGACGCCGATCTGGTGCTCGCGCTCCTGCTCGACGTGCGCGGCGGGCTCCGCGACGACCTGCGCTTGCTGGCCACCTCGGCCACGGTGGCGTCCGGCCGGCTCGCGGACCTGCTCGGCGGTGCTCCCGTAGTGACCGCGCAGGCCCGGACGTTCCCGGTCGACACGATCCACGTCCCGCCCGCCCGCGGCGAACGGACCGAGGCGTGCGTGGCGCGGGCGATCCACCGGGCTCTGGCCGACGGGGGCGGGGACGTCCTCGCCTTCCTGCCGGGTGCCGGCGAGATCGCCCGGGTCGGCGCCATGCTCGACCTCCCGGAGGTGGACGTCCTGCCGTTGCACGGCCGCCTCGCACCCGGCAAGCAGGACGCGGCGCTGCGCCCGGGGCAGCGCCGCCGGGTGGTGCTCGCGACCGCGGTGGCCGAGTCGAGCCTGACCGTCCCCGGCGTCCGGGCGGTCGTCGATTCGGGGCAGGCCCGGGTGCCGCGCGTGGACCACCGCCGCGGGTTGCCGGGCCTGGCGACCGTGCGGGTTTCGGCCGCCGTGGCCGAGCAGCGCGCCGGCCGGGCCGGCCGTGAGGCGCCGGGACGGGTGTACCGCTGCTGGTCCCACCACGAGCACGCGAGCCTGCCGGCCTATCCGGAGCCGGAGATCCGCACTGCCGAGCTGGCGCGGCTCGCGCTGGAGCTGGCGTGCTGGTCGACGCCGGACGGCGCGGGCCTGTCCTGGTGGGACCCGCCGCCGGAGGGACCGCTGGCCGCGGGCCAGGCGCTGCTCCGCACGCTGGGCGGGCTGGACGGCGACACCGTGACCGCCCGTGGGCGGCGCATGGCCGAACTCGGCCTGCACCCTCGCCTCTCGCGCGCGTTGCTCGACGGGGCCGCCGAGGTCGGTGCCCGGCACGCGGCCGAAGTGGTGGCACTGATGGATGCCGGTGGGACGGCGACGGATGTGGAGACCGAGCTGCGCCGCCTCCGCGACGACAGCGACGACCGCGGCGCGCGCTGGCACGCCGAGGTCCGCCGGTTGGCGCGTCTGGTGCCGGGCGGGCCGGACGCGCCCGATCCGGCGCTGGTGGTCGCGCTGGCTCATCCCGAGCGGCTGGCCCGGCGACGGGGACCGGACTCGCCGGTCTACTTGATGGCCGGTGGCACCGCCGCGGAGTTGCCGGCCGGCAGCGGTCTCGGCGACGCGGAGTGGCTGGCCGTGGCCGAAGCCACCCGGGACCCCGGCCGCGCGCACGGCGTCATCCGGCTCGCCGCGCGGGCGGACGAGGAGCTGGCCGTGCGGGCGGCACCGAACCTGGTCTCCGAGCACGACGACGTGTCCTGGGACGGGGACGTGGTCGCCCGGCGGGTGCGGCGGTTGGGCGCGATCGTCCTGCGTGACCGTCCGTTGCGGGACCCGGACCCGGCGCGGGTTCGCGAGGCGCTGCTGACCGGGCTCCGGACCGGAGGGGTGCTCACCTGGACCGCGGAGGCGGACCGGTTGCGCGCGCGGCTGGTCTTCCTGCACGAAGTCCTGGGCACCCCCTGGCCCGCGGTCGACGACGAGGCGCTGTGGTCGAGAGTGGACGAATGGCTGGACCCTGAGCTGTCCCGCTCCCGCCGCCGCGCCGACCTTGCTCGCGTGGACACGGCAGCCGCATTGCGTCGGCTGCTGCCGTGGCCGGAGGCGGGGCGGCTGGACGAGCTGGCACCGGACCGGATCGAGGTCCCCTCGGGCGGCCGGTTCCGGGTCGACTACTCAACCGGGCGCCCGGTGCTCGCGGTGAAGCTACAGCTCGCCTTCGGCTGGCGGGAGACCCCGAAGGTCGCCGACGGTCGTGTCCCGGTTCTGCTGCACCTCCTCTCCCCCGCCGGCCGGCCAGCGGCGGTCACCAGTGACCTGGAATCCTTCTGGGTGAACGGTTATCCCGCGGTGCGGGCCGAACTTCGCGGCCGGTATCCCAAGCACGCGTGGCCCGCGGATCCGCGGGTGCGGTGA
- a CDS encoding thioredoxin domain-containing protein, which produces MGGAERSARKRRQQQSPAARAVTQARGGGPSRKTIVSVVAVVVLAAVVIGGVIWTNKSKNATEGTTIAPQTASAALDTPAERQGATVVSGKAEAKVKLDIWADFLCPYCAQLQQQYGKQIEDQIQAGNVQVTYHMIPLLNNRSDPPGYSLASANAALCAADQGKFTPYHDSLFASQPAEGKRGYDNAQLIKLGQDLGVTAPGFAGCVNAGTYNQQLQDALTEVSKNPAFQGTPTVMHNGTVVNWTQNDWLTNLINQAG; this is translated from the coding sequence GTGGGTGGAGCGGAACGGTCCGCGCGCAAGCGCCGCCAGCAGCAGTCCCCGGCGGCCAGGGCGGTGACCCAGGCCCGCGGTGGTGGCCCCAGCCGGAAGACGATCGTGTCGGTGGTGGCCGTGGTGGTGCTCGCCGCCGTGGTGATCGGCGGCGTGATCTGGACCAACAAGTCGAAGAACGCGACCGAGGGCACGACCATCGCGCCGCAGACGGCGTCGGCCGCGCTGGACACCCCGGCGGAACGTCAGGGTGCCACGGTCGTCTCGGGCAAGGCCGAGGCCAAGGTGAAGCTCGACATCTGGGCCGACTTCCTGTGCCCCTACTGCGCGCAGTTGCAGCAGCAGTACGGCAAGCAGATCGAGGACCAGATCCAGGCGGGGAACGTGCAGGTCACCTACCACATGATCCCGCTGCTGAACAACCGGTCGGACCCGCCGGGCTACTCGCTGGCGTCCGCCAACGCCGCCCTGTGCGCCGCCGACCAGGGCAAGTTCACCCCGTACCACGACAGCCTGTTCGCTTCCCAGCCCGCCGAGGGCAAGCGCGGCTACGACAACGCGCAGCTGATCAAACTCGGCCAGGACCTGGGCGTCACCGCGCCCGGGTTCGCCGGGTGCGTGAACGCCGGCACGTACAACCAGCAGCTCCAGGACGCCCTCACCGAGGTCTCCAAGAACCCGGCCTTCCAGGGCACGCCGACGGTCATGCACAACGGCACGGTCGTCAACTGGACCCAGAACGACTGGCTGACGAACCTGATCAACCAGGCCGGCTGA
- a CDS encoding ABC transporter permease gives MTTTAAIRSEWTKFWSVRSTFWGLAGAIVLMLVFVLPSAMSLAANRSRAGSAPDLVAGGTFYLAEFAVIALASLFVAGEYATGSIRSTLQWVPVRARVLTAKAAVLAPVLFVLGVVAAAGAIAVATPLMDGFGRAASAGEIIQACVANGTYFALTGLLSLGIGTALRSVAGSATVSFLVMVMSAMVAGSLGLGVADYMPGIAGVTAFVPSGQPNPVSGAMAPYPSWAGLVILAVWTAAALAVGHEVLRRRDA, from the coding sequence ATGACGACCACGGCGGCGATCCGGTCCGAGTGGACGAAGTTCTGGTCGGTCCGGTCCACGTTCTGGGGACTGGCCGGCGCCATCGTGCTGATGCTGGTGTTCGTCCTGCCGTCGGCGATGTCGCTCGCCGCCAACCGCAGCCGGGCGGGTTCGGCACCCGACCTGGTGGCCGGCGGCACCTTCTACCTGGCGGAATTCGCGGTGATCGCGCTGGCGAGCCTGTTCGTGGCCGGGGAGTACGCGACCGGCAGCATCCGTTCCACGTTGCAGTGGGTGCCCGTCCGCGCCCGCGTGCTGACCGCCAAGGCCGCGGTGCTGGCACCGGTGTTGTTCGTGCTGGGAGTGGTGGCCGCGGCAGGGGCGATCGCGGTGGCGACGCCGTTGATGGACGGCTTCGGCCGCGCGGCGTCCGCCGGCGAAATCATCCAGGCGTGTGTCGCGAACGGCACCTACTTCGCCCTCACCGGACTGCTGAGCCTCGGGATCGGCACGGCGTTGCGCAGTGTCGCCGGGAGCGCCACGGTGTCGTTCCTGGTCATGGTGATGAGCGCGATGGTGGCCGGTTCGCTCGGACTGGGCGTCGCGGATTACATGCCGGGCATCGCGGGGGTCACCGCCTTCGTGCCGTCGGGACAGCCCAACCCCGTCTCCGGCGCCATGGCGCCGTATCCGTCGTGGGCCGGGCTGGTGATCCTCGCCGTGTGGACGGCGGCCGCGCTGGCGGTGGGGCACGAGGTGCTGCGCCGCCGGGATGCGTGA
- a CDS encoding dienelactone hydrolase family protein, which translates to MKQDIERSRLVVNGLGAYLARPAGGSRSGMLLLPMVTGIGEQVRDWAHELAATGVTALVWDPFHGPSSDDTSMPDLLAKMAELDDAVAADEQAQLLDHLLGELGCASAGVIGWCLGGRFALILGGRDHRVANVVAYHPTVPGETPLNHTVDAVAHAGLIKAPVMMLYPTADELVPRSRFDELQAALQGRVTGASLIHVYPGAEHGFASRARHGEPVNAGAFALSWPQVLDFIRVTTKI; encoded by the coding sequence ATGAAACAGGACATCGAAAGGTCACGACTCGTCGTCAACGGCCTCGGCGCCTACCTCGCGCGGCCCGCCGGGGGCAGCCGGTCGGGGATGCTCCTGCTGCCGATGGTGACCGGCATCGGTGAGCAGGTCCGGGACTGGGCGCACGAGCTCGCGGCCACCGGCGTCACCGCGCTGGTGTGGGATCCGTTCCACGGCCCGAGCAGCGACGACACGTCGATGCCGGACCTGCTGGCGAAGATGGCCGAGCTCGACGACGCGGTGGCGGCGGACGAGCAGGCGCAGCTGCTGGACCACCTGCTCGGCGAGCTCGGCTGCGCTTCCGCCGGTGTGATCGGGTGGTGCCTCGGCGGCCGGTTCGCGCTGATCCTCGGTGGCCGGGACCACCGGGTGGCCAACGTGGTCGCCTACCACCCGACGGTCCCCGGCGAGACGCCGCTCAACCACACGGTGGACGCGGTCGCGCACGCCGGTCTGATCAAGGCGCCGGTGATGATGCTGTACCCGACGGCGGACGAGCTCGTGCCGCGCTCGCGGTTCGACGAGCTGCAGGCCGCGTTGCAGGGGCGGGTCACCGGAGCGAGCCTGATCCACGTCTACCCGGGCGCCGAGCACGGCTTCGCCAGCCGGGCGCGGCACGGTGAGCCGGTCAACGCCGGGGCGTTCGCGTTGTCCTGGCCGCAGGTGCTGGATTTCATCCGGGTGACCACGAAAATCTGA
- a CDS encoding MauE/DoxX family redox-associated membrane protein, whose amino-acid sequence MSRPSPSVLDIVGTLVRLGLAAVWLVSGVAKISDSGQTYLAVKAYEVLPDALLHPVATGLPLLELALGAFLLLGLLTRWVSVVSALLLLVFIAGVAQSWARGLTIDCGCFGGGGQVEAGHTRYPEEIARDVGFLVLACWLIVRPATRIALDRWLRGGAPRAETEKERI is encoded by the coding sequence GTGTCCCGCCCGTCCCCTTCCGTGCTCGACATCGTCGGCACGCTCGTGCGACTCGGTCTGGCCGCCGTGTGGCTCGTCTCCGGGGTTGCCAAGATCAGCGACTCCGGCCAGACGTACCTGGCGGTCAAGGCGTACGAGGTGCTGCCCGACGCGTTGCTGCACCCGGTCGCGACGGGGTTGCCGCTGCTGGAGCTGGCCCTGGGCGCCTTCTTGCTGCTCGGGCTGCTCACCCGCTGGGTGAGCGTCGTCTCGGCCCTGCTGCTCCTGGTGTTCATCGCCGGGGTCGCGCAGTCCTGGGCGCGGGGGCTGACCATCGACTGCGGCTGCTTCGGCGGTGGCGGTCAGGTCGAGGCGGGCCACACCCGGTACCCCGAGGAGATCGCGCGTGACGTGGGCTTCCTGGTCCTGGCCTGCTGGCTGATCGTGCGCCCGGCCACCCGGATCGCACTGGATCGCTGGCTGCGCGGCGGGGCGCCGCGGGCCGAGACGGAGAAAGAGAGGATCTGA
- a CDS encoding VOC family protein, with protein sequence MINRIIAYAGATEPAAARDFYVRILGLEVAMTDPVLTLRSPDNPAAQVIVLPDGDTPAPTFGVDVGDPAAVDAIHDEARRAGWRIVYPLTDEPWGVRRFFVEDPGGTVVNVLAHLPVRPPR encoded by the coding sequence GTGATCAACCGCATCATCGCCTACGCGGGCGCGACCGAACCGGCCGCGGCCAGGGATTTCTACGTCCGCATCCTCGGGCTCGAAGTCGCCATGACCGACCCGGTGCTGACCCTGCGTTCCCCGGACAACCCGGCCGCGCAGGTCATCGTCCTGCCGGACGGGGACACTCCCGCGCCGACGTTCGGCGTCGACGTCGGCGACCCCGCGGCCGTCGACGCCATCCACGACGAGGCGCGGCGCGCCGGGTGGCGGATCGTCTACCCCCTCACCGACGAGCCATGGGGTGTACGGCGCTTCTTCGTCGAGGACCCGGGCGGCACGGTGGTCAACGTGCTGGCCCACCTGCCGGTCAGGCCGCCACGATGA
- a CDS encoding histidine kinase, whose translation MGRFWGRAAEVLAGVPAAAVLLYESRHNAEPWELVAGLVAIVLAIAAARRGPWLSLTVAVASSAAMLFNFAGRVPAWPVLLMVPFGYLAGRRMESARPALATFFAVSVISIPLSLAAGRAELGDWGPMFGVLLFAVLPWQLGRYMRTRDELVRSGWQRAEELELRQRIVAEEARLRERARIASDMHDSLGHELSLMALRAAALEMSGSAEAKALRESAGAATERLREIIGVLREDAAPVEPVDDGVASLVERARESGMDIVLREDEVSGADDEAGGRSAPPMVERAAYRVVQEALTNVTKHAPGAGVIVSVSRAPAETVVRVCNSPPPAGPLPSTVSGRRGLVGLGERVRLLGGTLSAGPRDGGFEVVARLPHASAPAPAEPVQSESARQLGQVRRTVRRRLVAAFVVPPSILAGLLGVVGATYQYQWQTSVLDPAGYEQLRPGQSRAEVAAVLPHRQRGPHVVAPEPPGLRCEYYGTGRSIVELRLDAYRLCFDGERLASKELLTDVREGT comes from the coding sequence GTGGGGAGATTCTGGGGTCGCGCAGCCGAGGTGCTGGCCGGGGTGCCGGCCGCCGCCGTGCTGCTCTACGAGAGCCGGCACAACGCCGAGCCGTGGGAGCTGGTCGCCGGGCTGGTCGCGATCGTCCTCGCGATCGCCGCCGCCCGGCGCGGCCCCTGGCTGTCGCTGACCGTCGCGGTGGCCTCCAGCGCCGCGATGCTGTTCAACTTCGCCGGCCGCGTCCCGGCATGGCCGGTGCTGCTGATGGTGCCGTTCGGGTACCTGGCCGGGCGCCGGATGGAGTCGGCGCGGCCCGCGCTGGCGACGTTCTTCGCGGTCAGCGTCATCAGCATTCCGTTGTCGCTGGCGGCCGGCCGGGCCGAGTTGGGCGACTGGGGCCCGATGTTCGGGGTCCTGTTGTTCGCCGTGCTGCCGTGGCAGCTCGGGCGGTACATGCGCACGAGGGACGAACTGGTGCGGTCCGGGTGGCAGCGCGCGGAGGAGCTGGAGCTGCGGCAGCGGATCGTCGCGGAGGAGGCCCGGCTTCGTGAGCGGGCCCGGATCGCCAGCGACATGCACGATTCCCTGGGCCACGAGCTGAGCCTGATGGCCCTGCGGGCCGCCGCGCTGGAGATGTCCGGTAGCGCGGAAGCCAAGGCGCTGCGGGAAAGCGCGGGCGCGGCCACGGAACGGCTGCGCGAGATCATCGGGGTGCTCCGTGAGGACGCCGCGCCGGTCGAGCCCGTGGACGACGGTGTCGCGTCACTGGTGGAGCGGGCGCGGGAATCCGGGATGGACATCGTCCTGCGTGAGGACGAGGTGTCCGGAGCGGACGACGAAGCCGGCGGCCGATCGGCTCCGCCGATGGTCGAACGCGCGGCCTATCGCGTGGTCCAGGAAGCCCTCACCAATGTCACCAAACACGCCCCGGGCGCGGGCGTGATCGTGTCCGTGTCGCGAGCACCGGCGGAGACGGTCGTCCGGGTGTGCAACAGTCCGCCGCCGGCCGGGCCGCTGCCCAGCACCGTTTCCGGACGGCGGGGCCTGGTGGGCCTGGGGGAGCGGGTGCGGCTACTCGGCGGCACACTCAGTGCCGGCCCCCGCGACGGTGGCTTCGAAGTGGTGGCGCGGCTGCCGCACGCCTCGGCACCCGCGCCCGCCGAGCCGGTGCAGTCCGAGTCGGCGCGGCAGCTCGGTCAGGTGCGGCGGACAGTGCGGCGCAGGCTGGTCGCCGCCTTTGTCGTGCCGCCGTCGATCCTGGCCGGTCTGCTCGGGGTCGTGGGGGCCACCTACCAGTACCAGTGGCAGACGTCCGTGCTGGACCCCGCCGGCTACGAGCAGCTGCGGCCCGGCCAGAGCCGCGCCGAGGTCGCCGCCGTCTTGCCGCACCGGCAACGCGGGCCGCACGTCGTGGCGCCCGAGCCGCCCGGGCTGAGGTGCGAGTACTACGGCACCGGGCGCAGCATCGTCGAGCTCCGGCTGGACGCCTACCGCCTCTGCTTCGACGGCGAGCGGCTCGCGAGCAAGGAACTGCTGACCGACGTGCGCGAGGGCACGTGA
- a CDS encoding response regulator, producing MIRVLLADDEAMIRAGVAAILSADDGIEVVAEAGDGREAVEQARRTRPDVALLDIRMPRLDGLAAAEEIRTLVPGTGVVMLTTFGEDAYIERALAGGASGFLLKSGDPRELLAGVRAVADGAAFLSPRVAQRVIAQLSGDRVSRAAAARERITVLTDREREVLTLVGAGLSNADIAERLFVVEGTVKAYVSTIFGRLDVRNRVQAAIIAHEAGLVT from the coding sequence GTGATCCGTGTACTGCTGGCCGACGACGAGGCCATGATCCGGGCCGGCGTGGCGGCGATCCTGTCCGCCGACGACGGCATCGAGGTCGTCGCCGAGGCGGGAGACGGCCGCGAGGCGGTCGAGCAGGCCCGGCGCACCCGTCCGGACGTCGCGCTACTCGACATCCGCATGCCTCGCCTCGACGGCCTCGCCGCGGCCGAGGAGATCCGCACGCTGGTGCCCGGCACCGGTGTCGTCATGCTGACCACCTTCGGTGAGGACGCCTACATCGAGCGCGCGCTCGCCGGTGGCGCCAGCGGGTTCCTGCTGAAGTCCGGCGACCCCCGCGAGCTGCTTGCCGGAGTGCGCGCGGTCGCCGACGGGGCGGCGTTCCTGTCCCCGCGAGTTGCGCAACGGGTGATCGCCCAGTTGTCCGGTGACCGGGTCTCCCGGGCCGCTGCGGCGCGGGAGCGCATCACCGTCCTCACCGACCGCGAACGCGAGGTGCTCACCCTCGTCGGCGCCGGACTGTCGAATGCGGACATCGCCGAGCGGCTGTTCGTGGTGGAAGGGACCGTCAAGGCCTACGTCAGCACGATCTTCGGTCGGCTCGACGTCCGCAACCGGGTCCAGGCCGCGATCATCGCCCACGAGGCCGGGCTGGTGACATGA